TGCTGGCCATCACGTTGTCGTTGTATTCCTTGTAGTATTTCAGTTCTTCGTTCATCTTAAGCAGTTCCACCGTGGCCTGCTCGATCTCGTTCTTCATCCGCTGGCCGTATTCCTCGGCCTGCTCCTTCTTCTTTCTTTCGGCCGCCACCTGCACCGACCAGAAGCTGCTGAACATGGCGATCAGGAAGAAGAACGGGATCCTCAGCCAGAAGGAGGGCTCGGAGAACATGTCCGGCCCGTATTTCTTGTAGACCAGCCAGCCGTACAACAGCGAGGTGACGATGGCCACCGGAAAGGAGCCGCCCAGGCTCTGGCCCACGCTGGACATGAAGATGCTGAGGAAGTATATCAGGTAAAAGTCGGTGTCTATGCCCTCGGCAAAATAGACCACCGCCGAGACGAAGATGATGTCCAGCACAAAAAGGACATAGACAAACCAGCCCTTGTCAAAGTAGCGCTGGGGGATGAAGGAGATGGCCAGGTTCAGCACCAGGTATATTATCGACAGCAGATAATTGGGACTGCTGAAATCCAGACCCTTGGGGCTGTAGGCAGCCATGAAGATCACCAGCAGCACCACCAGCCAGCGGATGATCAGCACCGTGCTTTTGTGGTTCAGGGTCAGGCCCTTTAACTGAAACATGTCTTTAAGCGCTTGGTTGTTGGTTTGATTACCGAAGAACCTACCCATCCGCAGATTTCACAGATTAACACAGATTTATTAATACCTTTGCCCACTAAAACCACGAAACCCTAATCATACCTTTACATCTCTGCGTCTCTGCGTCTCTGTGGCTGATATGTTCAATGTTAATTGTTCTTTGTTAATTGCAACGCCTGCTGCACCCTCAGCAGCAGCTCCGCGCTGCGGTAGGGCTTCTGGATGAATCCCAGCGCCCCGTCCTCCAAAATGGCCTGGGCGTCGCCGTCCTCGGAAAAGCCCGAAGACAAAAGCATTTTGACCCGGGGTTCAATTTTCCGCATCTGGTTAAAAGCCTCCCGCCCGTCCAATCGGGGCATCACCATGTCCATGATCACCAGGTCGATGTTGCCGTGATCCCTGGCATAAAGATCCACCGCCTCCTGGCCGTCGGCGCAGGTCTGCACCTGGTACCCCGCGGTTTTAAGGATCTGGGCGGCTATGGTCCGGATCATGTCCTCGTCATCCACTATCAGGATGCTGCCGGTGCCGGCGGTAACTGCCATTTCCTTAAGCTGGACAAAGTCCGGCTCCCCGGCCGCAGTCAGATCGGCGTACAGCGGCAGGTACAGCTTGATGGCCGTGCCCCGGCCCGGTTCGGAATACACCTCTACCGAGCCCCCGTGGTTCTTGATGCAGCCGTAGACCCCGGCCAGGCCCAGTCCGGTGCCCCGGCCCTTTTCCTTGGTGGTGAAGAACGGCTCGAACAGGTGGCGCTTCACCTCCTCGCTCATGCCGCTGCCGGTATCGTCCACCGAGATCTGGATATAGTGCCCGGGCTCCACCTTGTAGTTGCGCTGAAGGATGTATTCCTTGTCCAGGTTTATCAGGTCGGTGGAGAAGATCAGCTTGCCGCCCTGGGGCATGGCGTCCCGGGCGTTGATCCCCAGGTTCATCAGGGCGTTCTCCAGCTGGCTGTGGTCCCCCAGGATCACCGCCGGGTTGGCCCGCAGGTGCTGCTCTATCTTGATCCGCCGGTCTATGGTGTTGCCCAGGATGCCCAGGGTCTCGGCTATCACCTTGTGGACATTGACCGGGACCTGCTGGTACTGCCCCTTGCGGGCAAAGGCCAGCAGCTGCTTGGTAAGGCCGGCGGCGTGCCCCGAGGCCTTGATGATGTTGTCCAGATAGCTCTCCAGCTCCTTCTGGCCGTAGATCTTAAGCTGCAGCAGTTCGGCGTTGCCCACGATGCCGGCCAGCATGTTGTTGAAGTCGTGGGCCACCCCCCCGGCCAGAAAGCCCACCGCCTCCATCTTCTGGGCCTGCAGCAGCTCCTGCTCCAGCAGCTTGCGGTCGGTGATGTCGGTGACCGTGTACACCGCGCCCGCCAGTGCCTTCTGATGGTCAATTATGGGGTCAGCCTTGGCCAGCAGGAAACGGCCGGCCCTCTCCAGTTCCTGTGTCTCATGGTGCAGGGAATGTTCCATCCTGGTCAATGGGGACTTTTCCAATGTCTGGTCTGTCCCGTAGAACAGATCGTGGCAGGACCGCCCCAGCACCTCGGCATAGGGCCTGCCGACCATGTTGATGAAGGACTGATTGCACTGCAGTATTTTCCACTGCCGGTCCAGCAGGCAGATCCCGTCGCCGATGGAGTCAAAGGTGGTCTCCCACTTCTTGGCCGCCAGCCGTATCTGCTCCCCGGCCTGCCTGCGCTCGGTGATATCCGTCATCAGGCCATTCAGGCCCACCGGCTTCCCGTCTTCCATTATCAGGCGGCTGGAGGAAGAGATCCACTTGGTGACGCCATTCTTGGTGGTGATCCGGTATTCGCCGGGGGCCACGCCCCCCTGACTGTGGCTTTGCATCTCCCGGGCCAGCAGGGGCCGGTCGGCTTCGTCCACGAAATCAATGAAATTCCGTCCGATGATCTCGTCGGGCCGATATCCAAAGACCTGCTCGACGGATGGGCTGATGTACATCAGTTTTCCGTGGATATCCACCGCAAACACCACATCGTTGATGTTCTCCACCAGGTCGCGGTATTTTTCCTGGCTTTCCCGGATGGCCCGGTCGGCCCTTTGCTGTTCGGTGATGTCCCGGATGTAGGCCCCCACTCCGGTCTTGCTGTTCTGAAGTTCCACCGGAAATTTCCGGGCTTCGTAGACCCGGTTGCCCGTCTGTTCGTGGCTGAGCATGGTCTGTTTGCTTTCCAGCACCATTTGGTCCGAAAGCCGGCAGGACTGGGCCGCCTCCGGGGGCATCAGTTCGTAGTCGGTCTTTCCCAGTATCAACCCGGCCGGTTTGCCAAAGAATTCCTCCTGGGCCTTGTTGACCATCAGATAGCGCAGC
The window above is part of the bacterium genome. Proteins encoded here:
- a CDS encoding PAS domain S-box protein, whose product is ITERKKGEQELRESEERFKSLHNASFGGIAIHDKGLVLECNQGLSDITGYSREELLGKDGLLLFHKDSRDQVMNNILSGHEKPYEVTGLRKNGETYPLRLEGRGIPYKGKSVRAVEFRDITESKRAENLQRALYQISDSAIGCRDLQQLYLQVHKTIAKLMPAENLYIALYDEKTEIISFPYYKDQKNDNTASRKFGKGLTEHIITSQKPLLVNKEVHDRLQKEGRAEFMGQPSKQWLGVPLQFDSKTFGTLVIQSYDEKAEYTQRDLELLSFVGGNVAVAIHSIKSEQELAESESRYKTFMDSATDISFLKDDQLRYLMVNKAQEEFFGKPAGLILGKTDYELMPPEAAQSCRLSDQMVLESKQTMLSHEQTGNRVYEARKFPVELQNSKTGVGAYIRDITEQQRADRAIRESQEKYRDLVENINDVVFAVDIHGKLMYISPSVEQVFGYRPDEIIGRNFIDFVDEADRPLLAREMQSHSQGGVAPGEYRITTKNGVTKWISSSSRLIMEDGKPVGLNGLMTDITERRQAGEQIRLAAKKWETTFDSIGDGICLLDRQWKILQCNQSFINMVGRPYAEVLGRSCHDLFYGTDQTLEKSPLTRMEHSLHHETQELERAGRFLLAKADPIIDHQKALAGAVYTVTDITDRKLLEQELLQAQKMEAVGFLAGGVAHDFNNMLAGIVGNAELLQLKIYGQKELESYLDNIIKASGHAAGLTKQLLAFARKGQYQQVPVNVHKVIAETLGILGNTIDRRIKIEQHLRANPAVILGDHSQLENALMNLGINARDAMPQGGKLIFSTDLINLDKEYILQRNYKVEPGHYIQISVDDTGSGMSEEVKRHLFEPFFTTKEKGRGTGLGLAGVYGCIKNHGGSVEVYSEPGRGTAIKLYLPLYADLTAAGEPDFVQLKEMAVTAGTGSILIVDDEDMIRTIAAQILKTAGYQVQTCADGQEAVDLYARDHGNIDLVIMDMVMPRLDGREAFNQMRKIEPRVKMLLSSGFSEDGDAQAILEDGALGFIQKPYRSAELLLRVQQALQLTKNN